The following proteins come from a genomic window of Sphingobium cloacae:
- a CDS encoding iron-sulfur cluster assembly scaffold protein — MSAPLYNKDILRLAASIPHHARLPDAQASVERRSPTCGSRITADVRMEDGRLADIGLDVKACALGQASASLMAGHAIGRTADELADARDRLTAFLAGESDDLDFWPGLGVLAPARDYPARHPSIRLGFEAVAEAARQAGA; from the coding sequence ATGAGCGCGCCTCTCTACAACAAGGACATATTGCGGCTGGCGGCCAGCATTCCCCATCATGCGCGCCTGCCCGACGCGCAGGCGAGCGTGGAACGGCGTTCGCCGACCTGCGGGTCGCGGATCACCGCCGATGTGCGGATGGAGGACGGGCGGCTGGCCGACATCGGGTTGGATGTCAAAGCCTGCGCCCTGGGCCAGGCGTCCGCTTCGCTGATGGCGGGTCATGCGATCGGCCGGACGGCCGATGAACTGGCGGACGCGCGCGACCGGCTGACCGCTTTCCTGGCGGGCGAAAGCGACGATCTGGATTTCTGGCCGGGGCTTGGGGTGCTGGCCCCGGCGAGGGACTATCCCGCGCGCCATCCGTCCATCCGGCTCGGTTTCGAAGCCGTGGCCGAAGCGGCCCGGCAGGCCGGCGCCTGA
- a CDS encoding monovalent cation:proton antiporter-2 (CPA2) family protein, whose product MGPQAPEAALSATDILLTDGVILLGAAVFFVILFRRFGLGAVLGYLIAGALVGPQGLGWVGGAESKLAIAEIGIVLLLFLVGLELHPARLWRLKRDIFALGLAQVVLCGVALTGLIFYSTGFSWGAAIALGLPLALSSTAQVLPGLKNSGRINSPFGEKVFSILLFQDLSIVPLITIIAALSRNPADAAGPPGWLLTVYTLAAITGLVLAGRFLLRPLLQLVGRLGERELFVAVGLFTVLAAASLMHALHLSTALGAFVAGVMLADSPYRHEIEADVEPFRSILLGLFFLAVGMVLDLRTVAAFPLFVIGMAAALVVTKTILIAGLARLFGMDWRQALGAGLLLSQGGEFGFVLFAQAQNAHLIAPQAASLFSAIVTLSMATTPFLMLFASRFEFARPKVNASLRDPDQAPRGTAIVVGYGRFGQTVAQMLAGHGFGVVLIDRKPAQIELSSRFDVEVFYGDGTRIDLLRRAGADEARLIAFCIDDPSLDSRVLEPIAETFPQAAILARAFDRRQLLELQDMDLAGVIREVFESAICMGIQAMETLGVPQAEIDEVVEQYRENDQQRLAVQREHGDLSVAKELIYRPGKRMNLASRGEGEEVA is encoded by the coding sequence ATGGGTCCGCAAGCGCCCGAAGCCGCCTTGTCCGCCACCGATATCCTCTTGACCGATGGCGTCATCCTGCTGGGCGCGGCGGTATTCTTCGTCATCCTGTTCCGGCGTTTCGGGCTGGGCGCGGTGCTGGGCTATCTGATCGCGGGCGCGCTGGTGGGACCGCAGGGCCTGGGATGGGTCGGCGGGGCGGAATCGAAGCTCGCCATCGCGGAAATCGGCATCGTGCTGCTGCTGTTCCTCGTCGGGCTGGAACTGCATCCGGCGCGGCTGTGGCGGCTGAAACGCGACATCTTCGCGCTGGGCCTGGCGCAGGTGGTCCTGTGCGGCGTGGCGCTGACGGGCCTCATCTTCTATTCGACCGGGTTCAGCTGGGGCGCGGCCATCGCGCTGGGCCTGCCGCTGGCGCTGTCCTCCACGGCGCAGGTGCTGCCCGGCCTCAAGAATAGCGGCCGCATCAACTCGCCCTTCGGCGAGAAGGTGTTTTCGATCCTGCTGTTTCAGGACCTGTCCATCGTCCCGCTCATCACCATCATCGCCGCCTTGTCCCGCAATCCGGCGGACGCGGCGGGGCCGCCGGGCTGGCTTCTGACCGTCTATACGCTGGCGGCGATCACCGGGCTGGTGCTGGCGGGCCGCTTCCTGCTGCGTCCGCTGCTGCAACTGGTGGGGCGGCTGGGCGAGCGGGAGCTGTTCGTCGCGGTCGGCCTGTTCACGGTGCTGGCGGCGGCGTCACTGATGCATGCGCTGCACCTTTCGACCGCGCTGGGCGCGTTCGTGGCGGGCGTGATGCTGGCCGATTCGCCCTATCGCCATGAGATAGAGGCGGATGTCGAGCCGTTCCGTTCCATCCTGCTCGGCCTGTTCTTCCTGGCGGTCGGCATGGTGCTGGATCTGCGGACGGTGGCGGCCTTTCCGCTGTTCGTCATCGGCATGGCGGCGGCGCTGGTCGTGACCAAGACGATCCTGATCGCGGGTCTGGCGCGCCTGTTCGGCATGGACTGGCGGCAGGCTCTGGGCGCGGGCCTGCTGCTCAGCCAGGGCGGCGAGTTCGGCTTCGTGCTGTTCGCGCAGGCGCAGAACGCCCACCTGATCGCCCCGCAGGCTGCCAGCCTGTTCAGCGCCATCGTCACGCTTTCCATGGCGACCACGCCCTTCCTCATGCTGTTCGCGTCGCGGTTCGAATTTGCAAGACCCAAGGTCAACGCCTCGCTTCGCGATCCCGATCAGGCGCCGCGCGGCACCGCCATCGTGGTGGGCTATGGCCGCTTTGGCCAGACGGTCGCGCAGATGCTGGCCGGGCATGGCTTCGGCGTCGTCCTGATCGACAGGAAACCCGCGCAGATCGAACTGTCGAGCCGGTTCGACGTGGAAGTCTTCTACGGCGACGGCACGCGCATCGACCTGCTCCGCCGGGCGGGCGCGGACGAGGCGCGGCTGATCGCCTTCTGCATCGACGATCCGTCGCTCGACAGCCGGGTGCTGGAACCGATCGCCGAGACATTCCCGCAAGCGGCTATCCTGGCCCGCGCCTTCGACCGGCGGCAGTTGCTGGAATTGCAGGACATGGACCTGGCGGGCGTGATCCGCGAAGTGTTCGAATCGGCCATCTGCATGGGGATACAGGCCATGGAGACGCTGGGCGTCCCGCAGGCGGAAATCGACGAAGTGGTGGAGCAATATCGCGAGAACGACCAGCAGCGGCTGGCCGTCCAAAGGGAGCATGGCGATCTTTCGGTCGCCAAGGAATTGATCTATCGGCCCGGCAAGCGGATGAATCTGGCGTCGCGGGGCGAAGGGGAGGAAGTGGCATGA
- a CDS encoding DUF423 domain-containing protein: MIAVLAALSAAIAIGAGAFGAHGAASPQAAEWLRTGGIYQMVHAVAALVLAGTARGPAALLLIGAAIFALTLYIMAVGGPKWLGAVTPIGGTLMIAGWLWAAWSFWRG, translated from the coding sequence ATGATCGCTGTTCTGGCCGCGCTGTCGGCCGCCATCGCCATCGGCGCGGGCGCTTTCGGAGCGCATGGCGCCGCCAGTCCGCAAGCGGCGGAGTGGCTGCGGACGGGCGGCATCTATCAGATGGTCCATGCCGTCGCGGCACTGGTGCTGGCGGGGACGGCGCGCGGACCGGCGGCGCTGCTGCTGATCGGCGCGGCGATCTTCGCCCTGACGCTCTACATCATGGCGGTGGGCGGCCCCAAATGGCTGGGCGCGGTGACGCCCATAGGCGGGACCCTGATGATCGCGGGATGGCTGTGGGCCGCGTGGAGCTTCTGGCGGGGATGA
- a CDS encoding Fur family transcriptional regulator, whose protein sequence is MADHHHNHHEPTGARLADAAQATLETQGEQWTPMRAAIFDALAAEEKPASAYDIADTVSRARGKRVAPNSVYRILDLFVANNIAMRVESANAYIANAHPGCHHDCIFLVCRNCHQATHVDDDKVTSDVRAVAEHEGFRPERPVIEILGTCARCAA, encoded by the coding sequence ATGGCCGACCATCATCACAACCATCATGAGCCGACCGGCGCCAGACTGGCGGACGCCGCGCAGGCCACGCTCGAAACGCAGGGCGAGCAGTGGACGCCGATGCGCGCCGCCATTTTCGACGCCCTCGCCGCCGAGGAAAAGCCCGCTTCGGCCTATGACATCGCGGACACGGTATCCAGGGCGCGCGGCAAGCGGGTCGCGCCCAACAGCGTCTATCGGATATTGGACCTGTTCGTCGCGAACAACATCGCGATGCGGGTGGAAAGCGCCAACGCCTATATCGCCAACGCCCATCCCGGTTGCCATCATGACTGCATCTTCCTGGTATGCCGCAACTGCCATCAGGCCACGCATGTCGACGATGACAAGGTGACAAGCGATGTCCGCGCCGTGGCCGAGCATGAAGGTTTCCGTCCGGAACGCCCGGTGATCGAGATTTTGGGCACCTGCGCCCGCTGCGCGGCCTGA
- the dxs gene encoding 1-deoxy-D-xylulose-5-phosphate synthase — translation MSSMNDRPSTPLLDQIHWPSELRGLKPEQLRQLADELRQEVIAAVGVTGGHLGSGLGVVELTTAIHYVFDTPQDKLVWDVGHQCYPHKILTGRRDRIRTLRQGGGLSGFTKRTESEYDPFGAAHSSTSISAALGFAIANKLADRPGKGIAVIGDGAMSAGMAYEAMNNAREAGNRLIVILNDNDMSIAPPVGGLSAYLARLVSSREFLGLRGLARRLARKLPRPLHNAARKTDEFARGMAMGGTLFEELGFYYVGPIDGHNLDQLIPVLENVRDAAEGPCLIHVVTQKGKGYAPAEAAADKYHGVQKFDVITGAQAKAPPGPPSYTSVFAKALIAEAQRDEKICAITAAMPSGTGLDAFAEAFPDRTFDVGIAEQHAVTFAAGLAAEGMRPFCAIYSTFLQRAYDQVVHDVAIQNLPVRFAIDRAGLVGADGSTHAGSFDITYLATLPHMVVMAAADEAELVHMVHTCALHDEGPIAVRYPRGNGVGVTLPAVPERLEIGKGRIVREGRQVAILSLGTRLEEALKAAETLEAKGLSTTVADLRFAKPLDEALIRRLLTTHEVAVTVEEGAIGGLGAHVLTLASDGGLIDNGLKLRTMRLPDMFQDQDKPEKQYADARLDAAGIVDTVLTALRHNSAGVETARA, via the coding sequence ATGTCTTCGATGAACGACCGTCCTTCCACGCCCCTGCTCGACCAGATCCACTGGCCGTCGGAGTTGCGCGGCCTCAAGCCCGAACAGCTTCGGCAACTGGCCGACGAACTGCGGCAGGAAGTGATCGCCGCCGTGGGCGTGACGGGCGGCCATCTGGGATCGGGGCTGGGCGTCGTGGAACTGACCACGGCGATCCATTATGTGTTCGACACGCCGCAGGACAAGCTGGTCTGGGACGTGGGCCATCAATGCTATCCGCACAAGATCCTGACCGGGCGGCGCGACCGCATCCGCACCTTGCGGCAGGGCGGCGGCCTGTCCGGCTTCACCAAGCGGACCGAGAGCGAATATGATCCGTTCGGGGCCGCGCACAGCTCCACCTCCATCAGCGCGGCGCTGGGCTTCGCGATCGCCAACAAGCTGGCCGACCGGCCCGGCAAGGGCATAGCGGTGATCGGCGACGGTGCGATGTCGGCCGGCATGGCCTATGAGGCGATGAACAACGCGCGCGAGGCGGGCAACCGGCTGATCGTCATCCTCAACGACAATGACATGTCCATCGCTCCGCCGGTGGGCGGGCTTTCGGCCTATCTGGCGCGGCTGGTGTCCAGCAGGGAATTTCTGGGGCTGCGCGGCCTTGCGAGGCGGCTCGCGCGCAAATTGCCCCGCCCGCTGCACAATGCCGCCCGCAAGACCGACGAGTTCGCGCGCGGCATGGCGATGGGCGGCACCCTGTTCGAGGAACTGGGCTTCTATTATGTCGGGCCGATCGACGGGCATAATCTGGACCAGTTGATCCCGGTGCTGGAAAATGTGCGCGACGCGGCGGAAGGCCCCTGCCTCATCCATGTCGTCACGCAAAAGGGCAAGGGTTACGCGCCCGCCGAAGCGGCGGCCGACAAATATCATGGCGTCCAGAAGTTCGACGTCATCACCGGCGCGCAGGCGAAGGCCCCGCCCGGGCCGCCCAGCTACACCAGCGTCTTCGCCAAGGCGCTGATCGCCGAAGCGCAGCGCGACGAGAAGATTTGCGCCATCACCGCCGCCATGCCGTCCGGCACGGGCCTCGACGCATTCGCGGAGGCTTTCCCCGACCGTACATTCGACGTGGGCATTGCCGAGCAGCATGCGGTGACCTTTGCGGCGGGCCTGGCGGCGGAGGGGATGCGGCCCTTCTGCGCGATCTATTCGACCTTTCTCCAGCGCGCCTACGATCAGGTCGTGCATGACGTGGCGATCCAGAATCTGCCGGTGCGCTTCGCCATCGACCGGGCGGGGCTGGTCGGCGCGGACGGTTCCACCCATGCGGGCAGCTTCGACATCACCTATCTCGCCACCCTGCCCCATATGGTCGTGATGGCCGCCGCCGACGAAGCGGAACTCGTGCATATGGTCCACACCTGCGCCCTGCACGACGAGGGGCCGATCGCGGTGCGCTATCCGCGCGGCAATGGCGTGGGCGTGACGCTCCCGGCTGTCCCGGAGCGGCTGGAGATCGGCAAGGGCCGGATCGTCCGCGAAGGGCGGCAGGTCGCGATCCTGTCGCTCGGCACGCGGCTGGAGGAAGCCTTGAAAGCGGCGGAAACGCTGGAGGCCAAGGGGCTGTCCACCACCGTCGCCGACCTCCGCTTCGCCAAGCCCCTGGACGAAGCCTTGATCCGCCGCCTGCTGACGACCCATGAGGTCGCCGTCACGGTCGAGGAAGGCGCGATAGGCGGCCTGGGCGCGCATGTGCTGACGCTGGCGAGCGACGGCGGCCTGATCGACAATGGCCTCAAGCTGCGCACCATGCGCCTGCCGGACATGTTCCAGGATCAGGACAAGCCGGAAAAGCAATATGCCGACGCCAGGCTGGATGCGGCGGGCATCGTGGACACGGTGTTGACGGCGCTGCGCCACAACAGCGCGGGGGTGGAGACAGCGCGGGCCTGA
- a CDS encoding DUF4403 family protein, giving the protein MGRSTRKAAGGDRHMLRHAVLLGLAGLAGSCSRPPPAEAPPRADDPVPVPKEPSILSVPVDIDSGAIRQAAERAIPRQLWTINQHSPRCIPPQKVKILGAKLNVTPAISCTIVGVVTRGPIRLRGEGRDIIADVPIHAQISARDVGGLLKGETATGSALAHARIKLDLGKDWKPRGTVRLHYDWTKAPGIDFLGQRITFTDEADRKLRPIVGTLERDLPRELARANVPAQVEQLWRKSFAVLSLNEKNPPVWMRVSPIKILYNGYTVRESRVRFNLGIEAITETFVGNRPDATEPTPLPPPAAGRTDGQFHFFIPVTADYRELEPVIMRALTKRSQRPFDLPAIGPVIARFEKVEAYGTTGGRIAVGLTLTARPAKGGKAQEVHGRIWMTAMPRNAPNSPEVHFDALTVTGNTDALSGDLLLALGNSPAVGALIAQSLTQNFSKDIAELLGKIRRAIDEKRAGEFLITTDLDQVEIGQIKAFGQGLHLPVRAKGTARIAYKPQS; this is encoded by the coding sequence ATGGGGCGATCCACACGAAAGGCGGCGGGCGGCGACAGGCATATGCTGCGCCATGCCGTCCTGCTGGGCCTTGCAGGACTGGCGGGCAGTTGCTCCCGGCCCCCTCCGGCGGAAGCGCCGCCCCGCGCCGATGATCCCGTTCCCGTTCCGAAAGAACCCTCCATCCTTTCCGTGCCGGTGGACATCGACTCCGGCGCCATCCGGCAAGCGGCGGAACGCGCCATTCCGCGCCAGCTATGGACGATTAATCAGCATTCCCCGCGCTGCATCCCGCCACAGAAGGTCAAGATCCTCGGCGCGAAGCTGAACGTCACGCCCGCGATCAGCTGCACCATCGTGGGCGTCGTCACGCGCGGGCCGATCCGCCTGCGGGGCGAAGGGCGGGACATCATCGCCGATGTCCCCATCCACGCGCAGATCAGCGCGCGCGATGTCGGCGGCCTGTTGAAAGGGGAAACGGCCACCGGCTCGGCGCTGGCCCATGCGCGGATCAAACTGGACCTTGGCAAGGATTGGAAGCCGCGCGGGACGGTGCGCCTGCATTATGACTGGACCAAAGCGCCCGGCATCGATTTCCTGGGCCAGCGCATCACCTTCACCGATGAAGCGGACCGGAAATTGCGGCCCATCGTCGGGACGCTGGAGCGCGACCTGCCACGTGAACTGGCCCGCGCCAACGTGCCCGCCCAGGTCGAGCAACTGTGGCGCAAGAGCTTCGCCGTTCTCAGTTTGAACGAGAAGAATCCGCCGGTCTGGATGCGCGTTTCGCCGATCAAGATCCTTTATAATGGCTACACGGTGCGGGAAAGCCGGGTGCGGTTCAATCTGGGCATCGAAGCCATCACCGAAACCTTTGTCGGTAACCGGCCGGATGCCACGGAACCCACCCCGCTCCCGCCGCCCGCGGCCGGCCGGACGGACGGTCAATTCCACTTCTTCATCCCCGTGACCGCCGACTATCGCGAGTTGGAACCCGTCATCATGCGCGCCTTGACCAAGCGATCGCAGCGGCCCTTCGACCTGCCCGCGATCGGGCCGGTCATCGCGCGATTCGAAAAGGTCGAAGCCTATGGAACGACCGGCGGACGCATCGCCGTGGGGCTGACATTGACGGCCCGTCCGGCGAAAGGCGGCAAGGCGCAGGAAGTCCATGGCCGGATATGGATGACCGCCATGCCCCGCAACGCGCCCAACTCGCCGGAAGTCCATTTCGACGCCTTGACGGTCACGGGCAATACCGATGCCCTGAGCGGCGACCTGCTGCTGGCGCTGGGGAATAGTCCGGCGGTCGGCGCGCTGATAGCGCAATCCCTGACCCAGAATTTCTCGAAGGACATCGCGGAACTATTAGGAAAAATCCGGCGCGCCATCGACGAAAAGCGGGCGGGAGAATTCCTGATCACCACCGATCTGGACCAGGTGGAAATCGGGCAGATCAAAGCCTTTGGGCAAGGACTGCATCTGCCCGTCCGGGCGAAAGGGACCGCCCGGATCGCCTATAAGCCACAGTCCTGA
- a CDS encoding SRPBCC family protein, with the protein MIDAIVKTIEIEAPVERVRDALIDHWKFGTWFRVTLDQPFEPGKPSTGHMTYPGYEDYRWEARIVAIDPMRRFAFEWPATGGDKEWMDSGVPVPEWTLVEFVLEPTGSGTRLTVTESGFDKVPEPRRTHVMRDNEGGWAEQVGNIRNYVEG; encoded by the coding sequence ATGATCGATGCCATCGTCAAGACGATTGAAATCGAAGCCCCCGTGGAGCGGGTCAGGGATGCGCTGATCGACCATTGGAAATTCGGGACATGGTTTCGCGTCACGCTCGACCAGCCCTTTGAACCGGGGAAGCCCTCCACCGGACATATGACCTATCCCGGCTATGAGGATTATCGCTGGGAAGCCCGGATCGTGGCCATCGACCCCATGAGACGGTTCGCCTTCGAATGGCCCGCGACCGGCGGCGACAAGGAATGGATGGATAGCGGCGTTCCGGTCCCGGAATGGACGCTGGTCGAGTTCGTGCTGGAACCCACCGGGAGCGGCACCCGCCTGACCGTCACGGAAAGCGGCTTCGACAAGGTGCCCGAGCCGCGCCGCACCCACGTCATGCGTGACAATGAAGGGGGCTGGGCCGAGCAGGTCGGGAATATCCGAAACTATGTCGAGGGTTGA
- a CDS encoding ArsR/SmtB family transcription factor, whose amino-acid sequence MSRVESPDPARLFAALGDATRLGFIARLADGQARSIVQMGDGLPISRQAVAKHLDVLRQAGLVQRTRSGREVHFALRREAIEDARLWLDTVDAQWAGTLARFKDFVENGQ is encoded by the coding sequence ATGTCGAGGGTTGAAAGCCCCGATCCGGCTCGTCTGTTCGCCGCCTTGGGCGATGCGACGAGATTGGGCTTCATCGCACGACTGGCGGACGGACAGGCGCGATCCATCGTGCAAATGGGCGATGGCCTGCCGATCAGCAGGCAGGCTGTCGCCAAGCATCTGGACGTGCTGCGTCAGGCCGGGCTGGTGCAGCGGACCCGCAGCGGCCGCGAAGTCCATTTCGCGCTGCGAAGGGAAGCCATCGAAGACGCCCGGCTTTGGCTCGACACGGTGGACGCCCAATGGGCCGGCACTTTGGCGCGGTTCAAGGATTTTGTTGAAAACGGCCAGTAA
- a CDS encoding DUF3035 domain-containing protein → MRKLILAAGLVASLSACGSSGLFNRDRPDEFAVSRQAPLVIPPDFALVPPAPGAPAAATVDSSRAAMEAMFGGPSARSDTENAALSAAGRGNAAPGIRSSAGDPATEVVEKGETTRDIIAAPEGDGQDARASVPQP, encoded by the coding sequence ATGCGTAAACTGATCCTTGCCGCTGGCCTTGTCGCCTCCCTGTCCGCTTGCGGTTCGTCGGGCCTGTTCAACCGCGACCGTCCCGATGAATTCGCGGTGTCGCGTCAGGCTCCGCTGGTGATCCCGCCCGATTTCGCGCTGGTTCCCCCGGCGCCGGGCGCACCCGCCGCCGCGACCGTCGATTCGAGCCGCGCCGCCATGGAAGCGATGTTCGGCGGGCCTTCGGCGCGCAGCGATACGGAGAACGCCGCCCTTTCCGCCGCGGGCCGCGGCAATGCCGCGCCCGGCATCCGTTCCTCCGCGGGCGATCCGGCGACGGAAGTAGTGGAGAAGGGGGAAACCACACGCGACATCATCGCCGCGCCGGAGGGCGACGGGCAGGATGCGCGGGCGTCCGTGCCCCAGCCATAA
- the lspA gene encoding signal peptidase II, whose translation MTVPAVNHRPLGLTVAIVTLALDQLIKYTVTYPLALKSRGEEGIDILPIFRLRWLENRGVSMGFFHADTDLMRWLLVGMTMVIAIFVGVWMWRERARQDVAALGLVLGGAIGNIVDRVRLGYVVDYADLHFGEWRPFLIFNLADAAITIGVLILLARALLLREKSAKTESLN comes from the coding sequence ATGACCGTTCCCGCCGTCAATCATCGCCCGCTGGGCCTGACCGTCGCGATCGTCACGCTCGCGCTCGATCAGCTCATCAAATATACCGTCACCTATCCGCTCGCGCTCAAGAGCCGGGGCGAGGAGGGGATCGACATCCTGCCGATCTTCCGTTTGCGCTGGCTGGAAAATCGCGGCGTTTCCATGGGCTTCTTCCATGCCGACACCGATCTGATGCGCTGGCTGCTGGTCGGCATGACCATGGTCATCGCGATCTTCGTGGGCGTATGGATGTGGCGGGAAAGGGCGCGGCAGGACGTGGCGGCGCTGGGTCTCGTGCTGGGCGGGGCCATCGGCAATATCGTGGACCGCGTGCGGCTGGGCTATGTGGTCGATTATGCCGATCTGCATTTCGGCGAATGGCGGCCCTTCCTGATTTTCAACCTGGCCGACGCAGCGATCACCATTGGCGTGCTGATCCTGCTTGCGCGGGCGCTTTTGCTGCGCGAGAAGAGCGCAAAGACGGAGTCATTGAACTGA